The sequence TTTATCTCAACACTGAGCGATTTAACCAGTGTTTTGATTTATTTTAACATCGCGGCTTACTTTATGTCGTTTTTTGTCCAAACAGGATAATAATGGTGTCCAATAGTTTGAAAATACAGAACCAAAAGACAAACTTTCTATTTTTAGAAAGTTGTCTTTTAACAGTAAAGGATTGAAAAAAAGTGGCGTATCGAAAGAAACCAAAAAAATTAACAAAAAAACAAAAAAAAACAACGGACTCAATTTGGGATAATGGGATTGATTATTCTTTTTTCATTTACCATCGGCTTGACTTTAGGAAGAAGCGAAAATCCCGACTACTCTATTAATGAACGTATTCTTCAGTTTAAAGAAGAGGTAACAGCTTTCTTTCAAGAAGAAATGGGTTGGTCAAATGAAAAGAAAGAACTTAAAGAACAAGAAGTTCAAGCTGGACAGTTTCGATTTTTAGATGTAGGCCAAGGTTCCGCAACGTTGATCCAATCTGAAGATGGAACAAACATTTTAATTGACACAGGTCGTTATGAAGACAAAGACAAAAAAATATTATCGTATTTAGACCAGTATATTGGTACCGGCGGCAAAATCGACTTGTTGATTTTTACGCATAATGACTCAGACCATATCGGTTATGGCGATTTGATTTTACAATACTATAACGTCCAAGAAGTGTGGATGAACGGATACGACTCGACGAGTAAGATCTATGAACGTATCTTGGATGCTCTAGCTCAGAGCAATGCCCAATATGCTGAACCTAAAAGTGGAGAAAACCATCAAATAGGGCCCTTTCTACTTGAAGTGTTAAATCCAACAGTTGATCCGAGAAGCAATCCCAATGATGATTCCATTGTTATAAAAATGACCATGGGTGATTTTAGCGCAATGCTCAGTGGAGATGCTTCCAGCAGAGTAGAGGAAGCGATTATCGACAGCGGCCGCAGAGCTGAAATCGACGCTTCTTTTGATGGGGCACCATGGATCCAAAGAGAGTTCAAGTGATGAGTGGATTCGAAGCGATTCAGCCAGGATTCAGTATTTATTCAGCTGGGCTCACTAATAGTTACGGTCATCCTAATAAAGAAACCATAGAACGATTTGAGCTTCATGAAATCCCTATTTATGGTACTGCGGAAGACGGAACGGTGACGGTGAGAGTTAATCCAAACGGCAATTACAGCATTGACACGGAGAAAGGAGAACACTGAAATGAAAGTGGTTCTTGAAGAAATTGAAGGGGCAGTAGCCCGCTTGATTCCCGATGATGGCAGTGAACCCATTCATATCGCTGTTCAATCACTCCCGGTGGAATCAGAGTTAGGAGACGTTTTTGAAATTGATTATCAGAGAAGAGACAATCAAACAGCTCCTCAATTAACCTTGCTGCCAAATGAAAAAAGTGAACGAATGGCACGAATGAAAGCTAAACGAGAAGCTTTGTTGAAGAAAACAAAGCAGCAACAGCAAGATAAACAATGGATAAAGTAATTAAAAAAAGAATTGTCCGCTCTGAAAAGATAGCGGACAATTCTTTTTTTAGTGATAATCAATTAGCGGAAATGATTTCTTTTTTCATAATCGTGATGCCGGAATGCCTGCATCTAAGTAACCGTCGCCAACGATAGCATAGCCTAGATTCGAGTAAAAACCAATAGCGTGGTCTTGTGCGCCTAAAGTTAAATAAGACCGTTTATTTTGATGAGCATATCGTTCAATTTCCAACATTAAGTTTTTGCCTAATTGCTTGCCGCCGGTAATTTTTTAGAACAGCCACTCGTTGAATTTTATAGGTATCTTGCCCAATTGGTAAAACACGAGCTGTCGCTACTGGGTGGTCATCCACATACCCGACGATGTAGTCCGTTTCACCTTCTAGTTCATCTATTTCCATTTCTTCTGGAACGCCTTGTTCGCCTACAAAGACCGTATGTCGAATTTGTAAAGCATCGTGGTAAGTAGGAGAAGTCAAATCAGAAGTCCAAATAAAGTGCATGCGTTTACCTTCTTTCTATTTCAATGTGGTGTTAAGGGTACCATATATTATTCTCAGTTTTCTATCACTAGTGTTGCATTAAAAGTAAACAGTCTGATTCTATAGAGAAGCAACTTTTAAAGAGCACTTTTCGGTTGTGGCCGAAAAGGTTCGATCGGATTGGAGAAAAATGGTTGTGTGCCGTATGAAAGATTTAATAGCACTCGTAAGGCACATAAAAATCGATACGGCCTTATTACGTGACAAACCTAGACAATAAGGTACGCAAAAGCAGGATATGTACCTTATGAATAGATTTGAATGCATAAGGTACGTAAACTCTTTACCAAAATAAAACAGCTAGGTTAAATCTTTATTTTCTACCAAACAATAGATTATACTTATGACAGTACAAGTACATAAAAATGGAGGGCATTTAAATGAGCAGCAATAAAAACGATGGAATGGATAAAACACCTTACTTCTATTCCTTCTCCAACAGGCAATACCAGTGAAATTATAAAAGAGATACAGGATAGGTTGTTGGTGATGGGCTACGAAGGGCATAAAGATAATAAAGGTGGGTTAATGGTGACTGTTAGAGGAGAGGATCACCAGCAGCAACGCTTTGTAACAGCCCATGTAGATACGCTTGGAGCGATGGTTCGTGCTGTAAAACCTGACGGCCGATTGAAAATAGACTTGATTGGCGGGTTTCGTTACAATGCTATTGAGGGTGAATATTGCACCATTCATACTTCTTCAGGAAAAACGTATACAGGTACTATCTTAATGCATCAAACAAGTGTACATGTTTATAAGGATGCGGGAACAGCTGAAAGAAACCAAGAGAACATGGAAATTCGGATTGATGAAAAAGTCCTTTCAAAAGAAGACACTAGAGAGCTGGGCATTGCAGTAGGAGACTTTATCAGCTTTGATCCACGTACTGAAGTAACTGAAAGCGGCTTTGTTAAGTCTCGCCACTTAGATGACAAGGTGAGTGTTGCTATT is a genomic window of Carnobacterium sp. CP1 containing:
- a CDS encoding MBL fold metallo-hydrolase, encoding MGLIILFSFTIGLTLGRSENPDYSINERILQFKEEVTAFFQEEMGWSNEKKELKEQEVQAGQFRFLDVGQGSATLIQSEDGTNILIDTGRYEDKDKKILSYLDQYIGTGGKIDLLIFTHNDSDHIGYGDLILQYYNVQEVWMNGYDSTSKIYERILDALAQSNAQYAEPKSGENHQIGPFLLEVLNPTVDPRSNPNDDSIVIKMTMGDFSAMLSGDASSRVEEAIIDSGRRAEIDASFDGAPWIQREFK
- a CDS encoding ComEC/Rec2 family competence protein, yielding MSGFEAIQPGFSIYSAGLTNSYGHPNKETIERFELHEIPIYGTAEDGTVTVRVNPNGNYSIDTEKGEH
- a CDS encoding DUF3006 family protein — encoded protein: MKVVLEEIEGAVARLIPDDGSEPIHIAVQSLPVESELGDVFEIDYQRRDNQTAPQLTLLPNEKSERMARMKAKREALLKKTKQQQQDKQWIK
- a CDS encoding GNAT family N-acetyltransferase: MLEIERYAHQNKRSYLTLGAQDHAIGFYSNLGYAIVGDGYLDAGIPASRL
- a CDS encoding GNAT family N-acetyltransferase, translating into MHFIWTSDLTSPTYHDALQIRHTVFVGEQGVPEEMEIDELEGETDYIVGYVDDHPVATARVLPIGQDTYKIQRVAVLKNYRRQAIRQKLNVGN
- a CDS encoding M42 family metallopeptidase, which encodes MEWIKHLTSIPSPTGNTSEIIKEIQDRLLVMGYEGHKDNKGGLMVTVRGEDHQQQRFVTAHVDTLGAMVRAVKPDGRLKIDLIGGFRYNAIEGEYCTIHTSSGKTYTGTILMHQTSVHVYKDAGTAERNQENMEIRIDEKVLSKEDTRELGIAVGDFISFDPRTEVTESGFVKSRHLDDKVSVAILLSILEKLSENKTSSLPCTTHFFISTNEEIGYGGNSNISEKVVDYLAVDMGAIGDDQQTDEYSVSICAKDGSGPYHYQLRRQLTQLCEDYAIPYQLDIYPYYGSDASAAMKAGADVRHFSSAGIDASHAYERTHKESIEATEQLIEKYLFSSMQG